The Camelina sativa cultivar DH55 chromosome 14, Cs, whole genome shotgun sequence genome includes a window with the following:
- the LOC104742380 gene encoding phosphomethylethanolamine N-methyltransferase translates to MATTPHKEERHIQKSYWMEHSSDLTVEAMMLDSKASDLDREERPEVLSLIPPYEGKSVLELGAGIGRFTGELAQKAGEVIALDFIESAIQKNESVNGHYKNVKFMCADVTSPDLKIAVGSIDLIFSNWLLMYLSDKEVELMAERMLKWVKPGGYIFFRESCFHQSGDSKRKSNPTHYREPRFYTKVFKECQTRDGSGKSYELSMVGCKCIGAYVKNKKNQNQICWTWQKASLENDKDFQRFLDNVQYKSSGILRYERVFGEGYVSTGGAETTKEFVAKMDLKPGQKVLDVGCGIAGGDFYMAANFDVHVVGIDLSVNMISFALERAIGLNCSVEFEVADCTTKTYPDNSFDVIYSRDTILHIQDKPALFRTFFKWLKPGGKVLITDYCRSAETPSPEFAEYIKQRGYDLHDVQAYGKMLKEAGFEDVIAEDRTDQFVQVLRRELEKVEREKEEFISDFSQEDYNDIVGGWTAKLERTASGEQKWGLFIANKK, encoded by the exons ATGGCGACAACACCTCATA aggaagagagaCATATCCAAAAAAGCTATTGGATGGAGCATTCAAGTGATTTGACTGTTGAAGCTATGATGCTTGACTCCAAAGCTTCTGATCTCGACAGAGAAGAGCGTCCTGAG GTACTCTCTTTAATCCCACCATATGAAGGCAAATCCGTTCTGGAACTTGGAGCTGGTATTGGTCGTTTCACTGGTGAACTGGCTCAGAAGGCTGGTGAAGTTATAGCCCTTGACTTTATCGAAAGCGCCATTCAGAAG AATGAAAGTGTTAATGGGCATTACAAGAACGTTAAGTTTATGTGTGCTGATGTAACATCTCCAGACTTGAAAATCGCAGTTGGATCTATCGACTTGATTTTCTCAAACTGGTTGCTCATGTATCTCTCTGATAAAGAG GTGGAACTAATGGCAGAGAGAATGCTTAAATGGGTAAAGCCAGGGGGCTACATTTTCTTCAGAGAATCTTGCTTCCATCAGTCTGGGGACAGCAAGCGTAAATCAAACCCCACCCACTACCGTGAACCAAGATTCTATACTAAG GTTTTCAAAGAATGTCAGACACGTGATGGTTCTGGCAAATCATATGAGCTCTCCATGGTTGGCTGCAAATGTATTGGGGCTtatgtgaagaacaagaagaatcagaatcag ATTTGCTGGACATGGCAAAAAGCTAGCTTGGAGAATGACAAGGACTTTCAGCGTTTCTTGGACAATGTTCAGTACAAGTCGAGTGGAATCTTGCGCTATGAGCGTGTCTTTGGGGAAGGATATGTGAGCACTGGTGGAGCTG AGACAACTAAAGAATTTGTGGCAAAGATGGACCTTAAACCTGGACAGAAAGTTCTAGATGTTGGTTGTGGTATTGCTGGAGGTGACTTCTACATGGCTGCGAACTTTGATGTTCATGTCGTTGGAATCGATCTATCGGTCAACATGATCTCTTTCGCACTGGAGCGTGCCATTGGACTCAATTGCTCAGTCGAGTTTGAAGTTGCGGACTGCACCACAAAAACATATCCTGATAATTCTTTCGATGTCATTTACAGCCGTGACACTATTCTGCACATCCAA GACAAGCCAGCTCTATTCAGGACATTCTTCAAGTGGCTTAAACCAGGCGGTAAAGTTCTCATCACTGACTATTGCAGAAGTGCTGAAACTCCGTCTCCTGAATTCGCAgagtacataaaacaaagaggATATGATCTCCATGATGTTCAAGCTTACGGAAAG ATGCTGAAAGAAGCAGGCTTTGAGGATGTGATTGCTGAGGACCGAACTGATCAG TTTGTACAAGTCCTCAGGCGTGAATTAGAAAAAGTGgagagagaaaaggaagaatTCATCAGCGACTTctcacaa gAGGATTATAATGACATTGTTGGAGGATGGACAGCTAAACTTGAGAGGACTGCATCTGGTGAACAAAAATGGGGATTATTCATAGCCAACAAGAAGTAA